One genomic segment of Ferrimonas sp. YFM includes these proteins:
- a CDS encoding DUF4097 family beta strand repeat-containing protein — protein MKKLILTTGLLGLSLPLWAGDAIDSRMNADGISKLTLVVPRGEVTLTGGSHSEIRVQGELDDQAKEWVFEREGNTLVAEVKMPSQWQGDNDGSTLTVTLPGSIEVEATGVSTDFNVSDLNRGLELESVSGDLEIARVSGEVEVDSVSGNITATALEGEIELETVSGDIKAAQLQGDTSVESVSGEVQLSRAGDRLEVENVSGDIQLQLTQVGALEVTSVSGDIQVEVDSLTGNARLSFDTVNGDTKLSLPRDASARFKLDTGPGGDISNRISEHQPKRGEYVPTESLSFSQGQGDAKVEMKTVNGSLTLAPMTSGHLK, from the coding sequence ATGAAGAAACTGATACTGACCACAGGCCTGCTGGGCCTCAGCCTGCCCCTCTGGGCCGGTGACGCCATCGACAGCCGCATGAACGCCGACGGCATCAGCAAACTGACCCTGGTGGTGCCGCGGGGAGAGGTCACCCTGACCGGCGGCAGCCACAGCGAGATCCGGGTTCAGGGTGAACTGGATGACCAGGCCAAGGAGTGGGTGTTTGAACGGGAGGGCAACACCCTGGTGGCCGAGGTCAAGATGCCCAGTCAATGGCAGGGGGACAACGACGGCAGCACCCTGACCGTTACCCTGCCCGGCTCCATCGAGGTGGAAGCCACAGGGGTCAGCACCGACTTCAACGTCAGCGACCTCAACCGTGGGCTGGAGCTGGAGAGCGTCAGCGGCGATCTCGAGATAGCCCGGGTCTCCGGTGAGGTGGAAGTGGACAGCGTCAGCGGCAACATCACCGCCACCGCCCTGGAGGGAGAGATTGAGCTGGAAACCGTCAGCGGTGACATCAAGGCGGCGCAGCTTCAGGGCGACACCAGTGTGGAGTCGGTCAGTGGCGAAGTGCAGCTGAGCCGCGCCGGCGACAGGCTCGAAGTGGAGAACGTCTCCGGTGATATCCAGCTTCAACTGACTCAGGTGGGCGCCTTGGAGGTGACCAGCGTCAGCGGGGACATCCAGGTGGAGGTGGACAGCCTCACCGGCAACGCTAGGCTGAGTTTCGACACCGTCAATGGCGACACCAAACTGAGTCTGCCCCGGGATGCCTCAGCCCGCTTCAAGCTGGATACCGGCCCCGGCGGTGACATCAGCAACCGCATCAGCGAACACCAGCCGAAACGGGGTGAGTATGTCCCCACCGAGAGCCTGAGCTTCAGCCAGGGCCAGGGGGACGCCAAGGTGGAGATGAAAACCGTCAATGGTTCGCTGACCCTGGCCCCCATGACCTCCGGACACCTGAAATAG
- the queG gene encoding tRNA epoxyqueuosine(34) reductase QueG: MNDQSTTQGAPDWGALSIEIKAWASELGFAACGIARLDLTGEQGALQQWLANHYHGDMAYMTRNQEMRTQPALLHPGSVTAIVVRMDYLPPEAGFAATLSQPDLGYISRYAGGRDYHKLMRNRLKQLGNRLRERVAQFDGRPFVDSAPILERPLAKEAGLGWVGKHSLLIDRQAGSWFFIGELLTNLPLPEDAPYQGDCGSCTACLTLCPTQAIVAPYVVDARRCISYLTIESDEAIPQALRPLMGNRIYGCDDCQLACPHNREAPLTAEGDFHTRPQLHQAPLLTLWQWDEAEFLSATEGSPIRRIGFCRWQRNLAVALGNAPADEAIIDALERGLGRVDEMVDEHIRWALAQQRSGLGKMSKQQQRLIRVVQKGLPRDA; this comes from the coding sequence ATGAACGACCAAAGCACAACACAGGGCGCGCCGGACTGGGGCGCCCTGTCCATTGAGATCAAGGCCTGGGCCAGTGAGCTGGGGTTTGCCGCCTGTGGCATCGCCCGTCTGGACCTGACCGGCGAGCAAGGCGCCCTGCAACAGTGGCTGGCCAACCATTACCACGGTGACATGGCCTACATGACCCGCAACCAGGAGATGCGCACCCAGCCCGCCCTGCTGCATCCGGGCAGTGTCACCGCCATCGTGGTGCGCATGGACTACCTGCCCCCAGAGGCGGGATTTGCCGCTACCCTCAGTCAGCCGGATCTCGGTTACATCAGCCGTTACGCCGGAGGGCGGGACTACCACAAGCTGATGCGCAACCGCCTTAAGCAACTGGGCAACCGCCTGAGAGAGCGGGTCGCCCAGTTCGATGGCCGCCCCTTCGTGGACTCCGCCCCCATCCTGGAGCGCCCCCTGGCCAAGGAGGCCGGACTGGGCTGGGTAGGTAAGCACTCACTGCTGATCGACCGGCAAGCGGGCAGCTGGTTCTTTATCGGCGAGCTGCTCACCAACCTGCCTCTGCCTGAAGATGCCCCCTACCAGGGAGACTGCGGCAGTTGCACCGCCTGCCTCACCCTCTGCCCCACCCAGGCGATCGTCGCCCCCTACGTGGTCGACGCCCGCCGCTGCATCTCCTACCTGACCATCGAATCCGACGAGGCCATTCCGCAGGCACTGCGTCCTCTGATGGGCAATCGCATCTACGGCTGTGACGATTGCCAGCTGGCCTGCCCCCACAACCGGGAGGCGCCTCTAACCGCAGAGGGGGACTTTCACACTCGCCCTCAACTGCATCAGGCGCCGCTGCTGACCCTGTGGCAGTGGGACGAGGCGGAATTTCTCAGCGCCACCGAGGGCTCCCCCATCCGCCGCATCGGCTTCTGTCGCTGGCAGCGCAACCTGGCAGTGGCCCTGGGGAACGCCCCCGCCGATGAGGCGATCATCGACGCCCTGGAGCGGGGACTGGGCAGGGTGGATGAGATGGTGGATGAACACATTCGCTGGGCCCTGGCGCAGCAACGCAGCGGCCTGGGCAAGATGAGCAAACAGCAACAACGGCTGATTCGTGTGGTCCAGAAAGGCCTGCCCAGAGACGCCTGA
- a CDS encoding YceH family protein: MNLTLNETRVIGCLLEKESTTPDLYPLTLNSLKSACNQKSNRDPVLSLSDNEIRQTLNALMDRRLVSEEGGARASKYKHRFCNTAFGGLKLSEQERALVCVLLLRGPQTPGELRSRTGRLAQFADVTAVDSALQGLAEREMVVQLPREAGKREARYAHLFSGEVSMPTTADVVADDKARIQELEHEVMILKAEIERLKGELASR; encoded by the coding sequence ATGAACCTGACCCTTAACGAAACCCGAGTCATCGGCTGCCTCTTGGAGAAAGAGAGCACCACCCCTGATCTCTACCCTTTGACCCTCAACTCCCTGAAAAGCGCCTGCAACCAGAAGAGCAACCGGGACCCGGTGCTCTCCCTCAGCGACAACGAGATTCGTCAGACCCTCAACGCCCTGATGGATCGCCGCCTGGTCAGTGAGGAGGGCGGCGCCCGGGCCAGCAAGTACAAGCACAGGTTCTGCAACACCGCCTTCGGTGGCCTGAAACTGAGTGAGCAGGAGCGGGCCCTGGTGTGCGTGCTGCTGCTGCGCGGCCCCCAGACCCCGGGTGAGCTTCGCAGCCGCACCGGCCGCCTGGCCCAGTTTGCCGATGTGACTGCGGTTGACTCGGCGCTGCAGGGGCTGGCCGAGCGGGAGATGGTGGTGCAACTGCCCCGGGAAGCCGGCAAGCGGGAGGCCCGCTACGCCCACCTGTTCTCAGGGGAGGTGTCCATGCCCACCACCGCCGACGTGGTGGCGGACGATAAGGCCCGTATTCAGGAGCTGGAGCATGAAGTGATGATCCTCAAGGCGGAGATTGAACGCCTGAAAGGGGAGCTGGCCAGCCGCTAG
- a CDS encoding phospholipid scramblase-related protein: MLENHSRIRIQQVFEMAELFGFESRNRYQVLDAHERPLGYAAEQSSGMLGTLSRQLFGHWRRFDIHLFSPQRTPLLVAHHPFRWWFQCLEVSDASGVRLGTVQQRFALLHKKFDIEDEHGRVLMTVASPLWRIWTFPVQRQGRDVACISKRWSGGLTELFTDKDNFVVEYSDPSLDNRSRQLLLMATLFIDLQYFEKKANN; the protein is encoded by the coding sequence ATGCTAGAGAACCACTCCAGAATCCGCATTCAGCAAGTGTTTGAGATGGCCGAGCTGTTCGGCTTCGAAAGCCGCAACCGCTACCAGGTGCTGGACGCCCATGAACGCCCCCTGGGCTACGCCGCCGAACAGAGCTCCGGCATGCTGGGCACCCTCTCCCGGCAGCTGTTTGGTCACTGGCGCCGTTTCGACATCCACCTGTTCTCACCCCAGCGAACACCTCTATTGGTTGCCCACCACCCTTTCCGCTGGTGGTTTCAGTGCCTGGAGGTGAGCGATGCCAGCGGCGTCCGGCTAGGGACGGTTCAGCAGCGCTTCGCCCTGCTGCACAAGAAGTTCGACATCGAAGATGAGCATGGCCGGGTGTTAATGACGGTCGCCTCGCCCCTGTGGCGCATCTGGACCTTTCCGGTACAGCGTCAGGGACGGGACGTGGCCTGCATCAGCAAACGCTGGTCAGGGGGACTGACCGAGCTGTTTACCGACAAGGACAACTTCGTGGTGGAGTACAGTGATCCCTCTCTGGACAACCGCAGCCGTCAGTTGCTGCTGATGGCCACCCTGTTTATCGATCTGCAGTATTTTGAGAAGAAGGCGAACAACTGA
- a CDS encoding MATE family efflux transporter, with translation MQDSLKRQFWRFLVPTVAAMMVSGLYQFVDGLFVGQQIGAVGLAAINIAWPVIGLVYGAALMVGIGAGALSSMARGEGDGARAARWLGGGLSLLLMMAVLCGVLLLLLGESLLTLQQASGEVLAMARSYLQVLAWGCPLALGGIAIPFLVRNDDAPNLSTLLIGGGALANIALDYLFIVQLDWQLQGAALATVLSQALVLLLGLAYFRSSLCRTRLSLADAGLSLADAKAILSLGMASWLMYLYYSFITAVHNAMFLEYGDAIQVGAFSIVGYLCVVYYLFAEGVAGGAQPLLSYLFGAREYPSLQKVMGWALGLVLISGLLTVLLFVTMPTPLIHAFNNDDPALYEATRQGLAWHTWALYFDGIIFVIAAYFQSVGDGRRAGIITLANLALQLPFLLLLPVWLGVQGVWISVPLSNTLLVIWVLWLLRQDWQRRGLPLRVRG, from the coding sequence ATGCAAGATTCCCTTAAGCGCCAGTTCTGGCGCTTTTTAGTCCCTACCGTTGCCGCCATGATGGTGAGCGGCCTGTACCAGTTTGTGGATGGCCTGTTTGTCGGCCAGCAGATCGGTGCCGTGGGGCTGGCGGCCATCAACATCGCCTGGCCGGTGATCGGCCTGGTGTATGGCGCGGCGCTGATGGTGGGCATAGGCGCCGGCGCCCTCTCCTCCATGGCCCGGGGAGAGGGGGACGGTGCTCGGGCGGCGCGCTGGCTGGGTGGTGGCCTCTCGCTGTTGCTGATGATGGCCGTGCTCTGCGGCGTTTTGCTGCTGCTCCTGGGGGAGAGCTTGCTGACCCTGCAGCAAGCCTCTGGTGAGGTGTTGGCCATGGCCAGGAGTTACCTGCAGGTGCTGGCCTGGGGTTGCCCTCTGGCCCTTGGCGGGATCGCCATCCCCTTTCTGGTGCGCAACGACGACGCCCCCAACCTGTCCACCCTGCTCATCGGCGGTGGCGCCCTGGCCAACATCGCCCTGGATTACCTGTTCATTGTGCAGCTGGACTGGCAGCTGCAAGGGGCCGCCCTGGCCACCGTCCTGTCTCAGGCCCTGGTGTTGCTGCTGGGTCTGGCCTATTTTCGCTCCTCGTTGTGCCGCACCCGACTCTCCCTGGCGGACGCCGGACTGAGCCTCGCGGATGCCAAAGCCATACTGTCCCTGGGGATGGCCAGCTGGCTGATGTACCTCTACTACAGCTTCATCACCGCGGTGCACAACGCCATGTTTCTCGAGTATGGGGATGCCATCCAGGTCGGGGCCTTCTCCATCGTCGGCTACCTGTGTGTGGTCTATTACCTGTTTGCCGAGGGGGTCGCCGGCGGTGCCCAGCCGTTGCTCAGCTATCTGTTTGGCGCCAGGGAGTACCCCAGTTTGCAGAAGGTGATGGGCTGGGCCCTGGGGTTGGTGCTGATCTCCGGCCTGCTCACCGTTCTGCTGTTTGTCACCATGCCCACCCCACTGATTCATGCCTTCAACAACGACGACCCTGCCCTGTATGAGGCCACCCGTCAGGGGCTGGCCTGGCACACCTGGGCCCTCTATTTTGACGGCATCATCTTCGTGATTGCCGCCTATTTTCAGTCGGTAGGCGATGGCCGCCGGGCCGGGATCATTACCCTGGCCAATCTGGCACTGCAGCTGCCCTTCTTGTTGCTGCTGCCTGTCTGGCTGGGGGTTCAGGGGGTGTGGATTTCGGTGCCGCTGTCCAACACCCTGCTGGTGATCTGGGTGCTGTGGCTGTTGAGGCAGGATTGGCAGCGGCGGGGATTGCCGCTGCGCGTTAGGGGGTAA
- the yfbR gene encoding 5'-deoxynucleotidase — MQPVFFALMSRMQNVHRWGKSNPTRAENVAEHSFQVAMFAHALGEVRNKVFTEQPQVDANHLAVVAMFHDSAEVLTEDVNSGIKYSDKRMLALCREMEAIAAHMLVTTLPAPLQSTYKGLIEHEDDPETARFVKAADLLSAYTKALSELRAGNMEFEGTERKVLAALAPYVETMPEVAWFMEHCVPAFQMTIDDLVDAALVGDGE, encoded by the coding sequence ATGCAACCGGTCTTTTTCGCCCTGATGTCCCGGATGCAGAACGTGCATCGCTGGGGCAAGTCCAACCCGACCCGCGCCGAGAACGTCGCCGAGCACAGCTTCCAGGTGGCGATGTTCGCCCATGCCCTGGGGGAGGTTCGCAACAAGGTGTTCACCGAACAGCCCCAGGTCGACGCCAATCACCTGGCGGTGGTGGCCATGTTCCATGATTCCGCCGAGGTGCTCACCGAGGATGTAAACAGCGGCATCAAATACAGCGACAAGCGGATGCTGGCCCTGTGCCGGGAGATGGAGGCGATCGCCGCCCATATGCTGGTGACCACCCTGCCTGCCCCTCTGCAATCCACCTATAAGGGGCTGATCGAGCACGAGGATGATCCGGAGACCGCCCGCTTCGTCAAGGCCGCGGACCTGCTGTCTGCCTACACCAAGGCGTTGTCGGAGCTGCGGGCGGGGAACATGGAGTTTGAGGGAACCGAACGCAAGGTGCTGGCGGCACTGGCGCCCTATGTCGAGACCATGCCTGAGGTGGCCTGGTTTATGGAGCACTGCGTGCCGGCGTTCCAGATGACCATCGACGATCTGGTGGACGCGGCGCTGGTGGGAGACGGCGAATAA
- a CDS encoding peroxiredoxin C, with product MSVLVGRPAPDFTAAAVLGNGEIVENFNLKTEIEGSKAVIFFYPLDFTFVCPSELIAFDKRFEEFQKRGVKVIGVSIDSQFSHNAWRNTAVEDGGIGPVKYPLVADVKHEICKAYDVEHPEAGVAFRGSFLIDSEGNVRHQVVNDLPLGRNIDEMLRMVDALNFHEEHGEVCPAQWEEGKKGMDASPAGVAAYLSENTDDL from the coding sequence ATGTCTGTATTAGTAGGCCGTCCTGCCCCTGATTTTACCGCCGCTGCCGTACTGGGTAATGGCGAGATCGTTGAGAACTTCAACCTGAAGACTGAAATCGAAGGCTCCAAGGCGGTGATCTTCTTCTACCCTCTGGATTTCACCTTCGTTTGCCCCTCCGAGCTGATCGCGTTCGACAAGCGTTTCGAAGAGTTCCAGAAGCGCGGTGTTAAGGTTATCGGCGTATCCATCGATTCCCAGTTCAGCCACAACGCCTGGCGTAACACCGCCGTTGAAGATGGCGGCATCGGCCCAGTGAAGTACCCCCTGGTTGCCGACGTGAAGCACGAGATCTGCAAAGCCTACGACGTTGAGCACCCAGAAGCCGGTGTGGCTTTCCGCGGTTCCTTCCTGATCGACTCCGAAGGCAACGTACGCCATCAGGTGGTGAATGACCTGCCCCTGGGCCGTAACATCGACGAGATGCTGCGCATGGTTGACGCCCTGAACTTCCACGAAGAGCACGGTGAAGTGTGCCCAGCTCAGTGGGAAGAGGGTAAGAAAGGTATGGACGCCTCCCCTGCCGGCGTAGCCGCCTACCTGTCCGAGAACACCGACGACCTGTAA
- a CDS encoding GGDEF domain-containing protein codes for MKLIALVFGALCLGWFWSSAVGTQPLAYANLGQDASLTQLADEHHWQPASLMAVRGPMVWKRLILPSTGDKLRLQISQGWAGDGHLMVIQGGQLLTDLVLQSDGPGYRPMSFTLPLVNDRQVTLYLYAPVAVEIHAESQRRPKLPDLFLGLLLGLMLAMWLTQQVTSTILADKLPLTHSLTQLPLFAVALMELTGHVPIKPLWFALFLALLSQQASQALIRRHLWAQAALALLLVGLLMVPNWTLDLALPPLMMLLVAWQASWILNGNHRLPRSFASTELVKLLLLLPLLFTLVLDTQVPPLITLSCALLWSVCHGLLLLTLLVSQRRQLRNLLKLNHRQHAFLREQSNSSLSQQIRSLVRVHRHLEEKSSTDPLTGLKNRGYFDEHYRIELLRSRREQQPFSLLLVDLDHFKRVNDRYGHPCGDKVLMELAQVCDRALQRPGDVLCRYGGEEFAVLLPNTPAVGALHVANTLQSAIADHRVDWSGNKLTITASIGLATVTGREQQLPDLLQQADSALYRAKHLGRNRLEVYQGEQLDPISALEMG; via the coding sequence TTGAAACTTATTGCGTTGGTTTTCGGCGCCCTCTGTCTCGGCTGGTTTTGGAGTTCGGCCGTCGGAACACAGCCGCTGGCCTACGCCAACCTGGGACAGGACGCCTCCCTGACTCAGCTGGCCGATGAGCACCACTGGCAGCCCGCCTCCCTGATGGCGGTGCGGGGCCCCATGGTGTGGAAGCGCCTGATCCTGCCCTCCACGGGGGATAAGCTGCGCCTGCAGATCAGCCAGGGCTGGGCCGGTGACGGTCACCTGATGGTCATCCAGGGCGGACAACTGCTGACGGACCTGGTTCTCCAGTCTGACGGCCCCGGTTACCGCCCCATGAGCTTCACCCTGCCCCTGGTCAACGACCGCCAGGTCACCCTCTATCTGTACGCCCCTGTGGCGGTGGAGATCCACGCCGAGTCACAGCGCCGTCCCAAGCTGCCGGATCTCTTCCTCGGGCTGCTGCTGGGACTGATGCTGGCCATGTGGCTCACTCAGCAGGTCACCAGCACCATACTGGCGGACAAACTGCCCCTGACCCACAGCCTGACTCAACTGCCTCTTTTCGCCGTGGCCCTGATGGAGCTCACCGGTCATGTGCCCATCAAACCCCTGTGGTTCGCTCTGTTCCTGGCCCTGCTGAGCCAACAGGCCAGCCAGGCACTCATTCGTCGTCATCTCTGGGCGCAGGCCGCTCTGGCGCTGCTGCTGGTGGGACTGCTGATGGTCCCCAACTGGACCCTGGACCTGGCCCTGCCGCCTCTGATGATGCTGCTGGTGGCCTGGCAGGCCAGCTGGATACTCAATGGCAACCACAGGCTGCCCCGCAGCTTTGCCTCCACCGAACTGGTGAAACTGCTGCTGCTGTTGCCTCTGCTGTTTACCCTGGTGCTGGATACCCAGGTACCGCCCCTGATCACCTTGAGCTGCGCCCTGCTCTGGTCGGTGTGCCATGGATTGCTGCTGCTCACCCTGCTGGTCTCCCAGAGGCGCCAGCTGAGGAACCTGCTCAAGCTCAATCACCGCCAGCACGCCTTTTTGCGGGAGCAGAGCAACAGCAGCCTCTCCCAGCAGATCCGCTCCCTGGTGCGAGTGCACCGTCACCTTGAGGAGAAGTCCAGCACCGACCCCCTGACCGGGCTGAAGAATCGCGGCTACTTCGATGAGCATTACCGCATCGAGCTGTTGCGCAGCCGCCGGGAACAACAGCCCTTCAGTCTGCTGCTGGTGGATCTGGATCATTTCAAGCGGGTCAATGACAGATATGGCCACCCCTGCGGCGACAAGGTGTTGATGGAGCTGGCCCAGGTGTGTGACCGCGCCCTGCAGCGGCCCGGTGATGTGCTGTGCCGCTATGGCGGCGAGGAGTTTGCGGTGCTGTTGCCCAACACTCCGGCCGTCGGCGCCCTGCACGTGGCCAACACCCTGCAGAGTGCCATTGCCGACCACAGGGTGGACTGGTCCGGCAATAAGCTGACGATCACCGCCAGTATCGGCCTGGCCACGGTCACCGGCCGGGAGCAACAGTTGCCGGATCTTCTGCAGCAGGCGGATTCCGCCCTCTACCGGGCCAAACACCTGGGGCGTAACCGGCTGGAGGTGTATCAGGGAGAACAGCTGGACCCGATCTCCGCCCTGGAGATGGGGTAG
- a CDS encoding ATP-binding protein gives MNSIRSKLILWLALLLLVTNGLGFINALWTAKGYYQDVHDANLAQRARVMLQLLNETRADRVDEVVRQAVKRFEQLDLTYRQGWILGDDAELNNSDLVHYQIWSRGHCVSANGHPCVEGGIFSDLNAGFARQEYKGDTWHTYTVYSLRHELYLTVGYPDALGRDLLQRAMWASWGTQMVLLTPLSILLCSLVVGVSIAPLRRLSKQVSQWPATPLPDGETLPKELRAFVSALGRSQRSQADAESKRRTMVAALSKRVTGHLHALGERLQRHPDDLVGAMQALNRSERLVRNGHLLSELDRSWRQDEMRCDLYRETALSCARHYGDAMALGVRLTLRGLQRQGEVAVPPVMLQGMLDNLIDNAINASPKGAEVIVTVRQSEGGRLLLTVADAGPGLDEQTLNLDGLSDAAKYEHGVGLVLVREVAATFGLDLTLGSSRLLGGTLLRCSFPPLD, from the coding sequence ATGAACTCCATACGCAGCAAATTGATCTTATGGTTGGCCCTGTTGCTACTGGTGACCAATGGCCTCGGGTTCATCAATGCCCTGTGGACCGCCAAGGGCTATTACCAGGATGTCCACGATGCCAACCTGGCCCAGCGGGCCAGGGTGATGCTGCAACTGCTCAACGAAACTCGGGCCGATCGTGTGGATGAGGTGGTTCGTCAGGCGGTCAAACGTTTTGAACAGCTGGACCTGACCTATCGGCAGGGGTGGATTCTGGGGGATGACGCCGAGCTGAATAATTCGGACCTGGTGCACTACCAGATCTGGAGCCGGGGTCACTGCGTCAGTGCCAATGGCCACCCCTGTGTGGAAGGTGGCATCTTTTCCGATCTCAATGCGGGGTTCGCCCGCCAGGAGTACAAGGGCGACACCTGGCACACCTATACCGTCTACAGCCTCAGACACGAGCTCTATCTGACCGTGGGTTACCCCGATGCCCTGGGACGGGATCTGCTTCAGCGAGCCATGTGGGCCAGTTGGGGCACCCAGATGGTGCTGTTGACCCCATTGAGTATCCTGCTCTGTTCCCTGGTGGTGGGTGTCTCCATTGCACCGCTGAGGCGCCTCAGTAAGCAGGTCAGTCAGTGGCCTGCGACTCCCCTGCCTGACGGTGAGACCCTGCCCAAGGAGCTCAGAGCCTTTGTCTCGGCACTGGGACGCAGTCAACGCTCTCAGGCCGATGCCGAGTCCAAGCGGCGGACCATGGTGGCGGCGCTGTCCAAACGGGTTACCGGTCACCTGCATGCCCTGGGGGAGCGGCTGCAGCGCCACCCCGATGATCTGGTGGGGGCGATGCAGGCTCTCAATCGCAGCGAACGCCTGGTGCGTAATGGCCATCTGCTCAGTGAACTGGACAGAAGCTGGCGCCAGGATGAGATGCGCTGTGACCTTTACCGGGAAACGGCCCTGAGCTGTGCCCGCCATTATGGCGACGCCATGGCCCTGGGGGTCAGATTGACACTGCGAGGGCTGCAGCGTCAGGGCGAGGTGGCCGTACCCCCGGTGATGCTTCAGGGGATGCTGGATAACCTGATAGACAACGCCATCAATGCCAGCCCCAAGGGGGCCGAGGTGATCGTCACCGTGCGTCAATCCGAAGGGGGACGCCTGTTGCTGACCGTGGCGGATGCGGGGCCCGGGCTGGATGAGCAGACTCTGAATCTCGACGGGCTCAGCGACGCCGCCAAATATGAGCACGGCGTCGGCCTGGTGCTGGTGCGGGAAGTGGCAGCCACCTTCGGCCTGGACCTGACCCTGGGCAGCAGCCGATTGCTTGGGGGTACCCTGCTGCGCTGCAGCTTTCCGCCCCTGGACTGA
- a CDS encoding NYN domain-containing protein, which yields MNRIAVFVDVQNIYYTCRQAFGSQFNYRALWQHLCNQGEIVFATAYATHKGDDGQRKFQDALKHIGFDVKLKPFIQRADGSAKGDWDVGITIDVMEQAPQVDTVVLLSGDGDFDLLLHKVSRDYGVDARVYGVPALTAHSLMEAASEFCPIGPAMLL from the coding sequence TTGAACCGCATCGCCGTCTTCGTGGATGTGCAGAACATCTACTACACCTGTCGCCAAGCCTTCGGTAGCCAGTTTAACTACCGGGCTCTGTGGCAGCACCTGTGCAATCAGGGAGAGATTGTGTTTGCCACCGCCTACGCCACTCATAAGGGCGACGATGGTCAGCGCAAGTTTCAGGATGCCCTTAAACACATTGGTTTCGATGTGAAGCTCAAACCCTTTATCCAGCGGGCCGATGGTTCGGCCAAAGGGGACTGGGATGTGGGGATCACCATAGACGTGATGGAGCAGGCCCCCCAGGTGGACACCGTGGTGCTGCTCTCAGGCGACGGCGACTTCGACCTGCTGCTGCACAAGGTCAGCCGGGACTACGGAGTGGATGCCCGGGTCTACGGGGTGCCCGCCCTGACCGCCCACTCCCTGATGGAGGCGGCGTCCGAGTTCTGTCCCATAGGCCCGGCGATGCTGCTGTAA
- a CDS encoding RNA polymerase sigma factor, giving the protein MTQNLPPFPAEQEREIRLAQKGDRDAFARIYRRHSPRVYALCLRLSGRVACAEEATQEVFIRLWQKLPQFRFEAQFTTWLHRLTLNHALNYLKSQPQLTPLSEEEAQRQGAAMEELQLVDRLLPRLPERARQVFVLHAIEGYHHHEVAQLLEIQPGTSKAQYHRARQLLQEMLI; this is encoded by the coding sequence TTGACACAAAATCTGCCCCCCTTTCCGGCAGAGCAGGAGCGGGAGATCCGCCTGGCTCAAAAAGGCGATCGCGACGCCTTTGCCCGGATCTACCGCCGCCACAGCCCCAGGGTCTATGCCCTGTGCCTGAGACTCAGCGGCCGGGTCGCCTGCGCCGAAGAGGCCACCCAGGAGGTGTTTATCCGTCTGTGGCAGAAACTGCCTCAGTTTCGCTTCGAGGCACAATTCACCACCTGGCTGCACCGCCTGACCCTCAACCACGCCCTCAACTACCTCAAGAGTCAGCCTCAGCTGACGCCCTTGAGCGAGGAGGAAGCCCAGCGACAGGGGGCGGCGATGGAGGAGTTGCAACTGGTGGACCGCCTGTTGCCCAGGCTGCCGGAGCGGGCACGCCAGGTGTTTGTGCTGCACGCCATCGAGGGCTACCACCACCACGAAGTGGCCCAACTGCTGGAGATTCAGCCCGGGACCAGCAAGGCCCAGTACCACAGGGCCCGCCAACTGCTACAGGAGATGCTGATATGA